From the genome of Marixanthomonas ophiurae, one region includes:
- a CDS encoding hybrid sensor histidine kinase/response regulator, with amino-acid sequence MPKTKNRFTFKIILSYLVLGALAVVVGYFIYSEFKNYVINPTEKTEEKKFFATGSLVNLVYEADSFSRLALLTQKEEDYKKYITLSDSLFEKVETIKLLTNDESQKRQLDSVRELLTEKKKNIEQLRILKITNSKDTSLDDILNEFKKLDNSMGKLTLETFVENPAALTPKERSFWNSYIDIINQNNEVDTTQVQARMVDSMLAQSRYLVAEAKRENSRAQRSLQQKENELIRSDLTLSSQLRLLITNFEAENTKLNNLEKTKREASVARTVTILQGAAVVGFVVILLFTYFILSDFFRAERFKQSLEKSKKYAEDLLKSREQLIATVSHDLKTPLNTIVGYTGLMENTPLSEKQHHYVNQIHSGSEYVSKLVNDLLDFSKLEAGKLKMESVPFSLENLLQQTTETYRDMYSEKKVELLVTIAPELQEKVFESDPLRMQQILNNLVGNAFKFTETGSIELKATLQKARKKSVRVKIDVIDTGIGISEEKQQLIFKEFTQAEADTGKKFGGYGLGLAISKKLASLLDGSLKVKSEPNKGSTFTLKIPLKKSDRAVRKLTKKPETVFKGLKAVVFDDDPAMRTMLSELFGQMNIEVHDFEKFSAFEKAKEIYFDFVLTDIQMPTTSGFEILKHLKNGAIKNYSNQPIIAMTGSREHSRQNYLDKGFSEVLQKPFTKKNLALVLEKVLPSFVSNSSKKIKTYPSEDALKDKSIQTVRHEKSELYDLSLLRSFLDTDEALDDVLQVFYTQTKKDIAELERFVEREKLENVGQTVHRMLTMCRQISAKKVIPLLETLEVISEEGNKELPFLFEDLKVEINKLLTALQQDH; translated from the coding sequence ATGCCAAAAACCAAAAACAGGTTTACCTTTAAAATCATCCTAAGCTATCTGGTTTTAGGAGCATTGGCTGTTGTAGTAGGATACTTTATCTATTCTGAATTTAAAAACTATGTTATTAATCCTACCGAAAAAACCGAGGAAAAAAAGTTTTTTGCTACAGGATCACTAGTTAATCTGGTTTATGAAGCCGATAGTTTTTCACGTTTGGCACTGCTAACCCAAAAAGAGGAAGATTACAAAAAATACATAACATTAAGTGACTCGCTCTTTGAAAAGGTAGAAACCATAAAGTTACTCACCAATGATGAAAGCCAGAAAAGACAACTGGACAGCGTGCGTGAACTGCTTACCGAAAAGAAAAAAAATATAGAGCAACTCCGCATTTTAAAAATCACCAATAGTAAAGACACTTCTTTAGACGATATTTTAAATGAGTTCAAAAAGCTGGATAACTCCATGGGCAAACTCACCTTGGAAACGTTTGTTGAAAATCCTGCTGCCCTTACTCCAAAAGAACGTTCGTTTTGGAACTCTTACATTGATATAATAAACCAGAACAACGAGGTAGATACCACCCAAGTACAGGCCCGTATGGTCGATTCTATGTTGGCACAATCCCGTTATCTTGTTGCTGAAGCTAAACGTGAAAATTCGAGAGCCCAGCGCTCGCTTCAACAAAAAGAAAATGAGTTAATTAGAAGTGATCTAACCTTATCTTCTCAGCTACGACTCCTCATTACCAATTTTGAAGCAGAAAACACAAAACTAAACAACCTAGAAAAAACCAAAAGAGAAGCTTCGGTAGCACGAACGGTCACTATTTTACAAGGTGCAGCCGTGGTTGGATTCGTAGTAATTTTATTGTTTACCTATTTTATTTTAAGTGACTTTTTTAGAGCCGAACGTTTTAAACAATCGCTTGAAAAATCAAAAAAATATGCTGAAGACTTACTTAAAAGTCGGGAACAATTAATAGCTACCGTTAGCCACGACCTTAAAACCCCTTTAAACACCATTGTGGGTTACACTGGCTTGATGGAAAACACGCCGCTTTCAGAAAAACAACATCACTATGTAAACCAAATTCATTCAGGATCTGAATACGTTTCGAAATTAGTGAATGATTTGCTTGATTTTTCAAAATTAGAAGCAGGAAAATTAAAAATGGAGTCGGTACCATTTTCGTTGGAAAATCTATTGCAGCAAACAACAGAAACGTATCGGGATATGTATTCAGAAAAGAAAGTGGAACTTTTGGTTACCATAGCTCCTGAATTACAAGAAAAAGTCTTTGAAAGCGATCCATTGCGAATGCAACAAATTCTAAATAATCTGGTTGGGAACGCTTTTAAATTTACTGAAACCGGAAGCATTGAACTAAAAGCCACTTTACAAAAAGCCAGAAAAAAATCAGTTAGAGTTAAAATCGATGTAATCGATACAGGGATTGGTATTTCAGAAGAAAAACAACAACTCATTTTTAAAGAATTTACCCAAGCTGAAGCCGATACGGGTAAAAAATTTGGGGGTTATGGACTTGGATTGGCCATTTCAAAGAAGTTAGCTAGTCTGCTTGACGGGAGCCTTAAAGTGAAAAGCGAACCCAACAAAGGGAGTACGTTTACATTAAAAATTCCTTTAAAAAAATCTGATCGGGCAGTTCGGAAACTTACAAAAAAACCTGAAACAGTCTTTAAAGGATTGAAAGCGGTTGTTTTTGATGATGATCCCGCAATGCGAACTATGCTTTCTGAATTATTTGGGCAAATGAACATTGAAGTACATGATTTCGAAAAATTCTCTGCTTTTGAAAAAGCTAAAGAAATCTATTTTGATTTTGTATTGACTGATATACAAATGCCAACAACTAGTGGTTTTGAAATTTTAAAACACTTAAAAAATGGAGCCATAAAAAATTATAGCAACCAGCCTATAATTGCGATGACTGGAAGCCGAGAACACTCCCGACAAAATTATCTGGACAAAGGTTTCTCTGAAGTATTACAAAAACCGTTTACCAAAAAAAACTTAGCACTGGTTTTAGAGAAAGTGCTCCCTTCTTTCGTTTCAAATTCATCCAAAAAAATTAAAACATATCCTTCAGAAGATGCACTTAAAGACAAATCCATCCAGACTGTTAGACACGAAAAGAGTGAGTTATATGATTTGTCCCTATTACGATCGTTTCTAGATACTGATGAAGCCTTAGATGATGTCTTGCAGGTTTTTTATACCCAAACTAAAAAAGATATAGCTGAATTGGAGCGGTTTGTAGAAAGAGAAAAATTAGAAAATGTGGGCCAAACCGTACATAGAATGTTGACCATGTGCCGACAGATTAGTGCCAAAAAAGTAATTCCACTCTTGGAAACTTTAGAAGTTATTTCAGAAGAGGGAAATAAAGAGCTTCCCTTCCTTTTTGAGGATTTAAAGGTTGAAATAAATAAATTGCTTACTGCTTTGCAACAAGACCACTAA
- a CDS encoding TonB-dependent receptor has protein sequence MKSLFISAALLTTTIAAIAQETQQDSTKVESLEEVFIQAVRVDADSPITHSNLDEEEIETRNLGQDVPYLLNYLPSVVTTSDAGAGVGYTYIRVRGSDASRVNVTLNGIPYNDSESQGTFWVNMPDFASSIQNLQLQRGVGTSSNGSGAFGASLNILTDGTSEEAYGEISNSFGSFNTRKHNVKFSTGLLKDRIEIAGRLSKIESDGYIDRASSDLKSYFLQGAYKDKNTLIKVLTFGGTEETYQAWNGIDAETLENDRTFNPSGMYTDEDGNTRFYDNEVDNYAQDHYQVLWNQRYDNNWSSNVALNYTYGRGYFEQYKEDEDFDTYTFDPIEIGGDTINTTDLIRRRWLDNDFYAVNANVNYKDDALNISAGAFFSTYKGDHYGEVIWARYASDSEIRDRYYFSDATKNEFTTFAKATYRFNNQWQVFGDLQGRFLSYETGGITSDVVPIDVDETYSFFNPKAGVSFQLNDANQFYASYGRAHREPTRNDFEEDITTPEKLDDFELGWRFASEKVQVNTNLFYMDYKDQLVLSGELNDVGAPLRTTSGESYRLGLEVDATIAITEKISIRPNVALSSNKNVDFVTSQDGELVNLGNTNISFSPEIVAGNMLEYRPVKNVQLALLSKFVGEQFMGNIDSEVSKLDSFFINNFNIAYRWDNVPFVNEILFTGLVNNIFNVEYVSNGYFFTFDGVNDQGDVTTFEGAGYYPQAKTNFLVGATVKF, from the coding sequence ATGAAATCCTTATTTATTTCGGCTGCTTTACTAACAACAACCATAGCAGCCATTGCACAAGAAACACAGCAAGATTCAACCAAAGTTGAAAGCTTGGAAGAAGTTTTTATTCAGGCAGTTCGCGTAGACGCAGACTCACCAATTACCCACTCTAACCTCGATGAAGAGGAAATTGAAACCCGAAATTTAGGACAAGATGTTCCTTATTTACTTAACTATTTACCGTCTGTAGTGACTACCAGTGATGCCGGAGCCGGTGTTGGGTATACCTATATTCGTGTAAGAGGTAGTGATGCCTCTCGAGTGAATGTAACACTAAATGGAATCCCCTATAACGATTCTGAAAGCCAAGGAACTTTTTGGGTAAATATGCCAGATTTTGCTTCTTCTATTCAAAACTTACAGTTACAACGGGGTGTAGGTACATCAAGTAATGGCTCTGGAGCATTTGGAGCGAGCTTGAATATTTTAACCGACGGAACTTCTGAAGAGGCTTATGGTGAAATTTCAAATTCATTTGGTTCATTCAACACCCGAAAGCACAATGTGAAATTTAGCACAGGTCTTTTAAAAGATCGCATAGAAATTGCTGGACGGTTATCCAAAATTGAATCAGATGGATATATTGACAGGGCAAGTTCCGATTTAAAATCCTATTTTTTGCAAGGAGCTTATAAAGACAAAAACACCTTAATAAAAGTATTAACCTTTGGTGGAACCGAAGAAACCTATCAAGCTTGGAACGGTATCGATGCGGAAACATTGGAAAATGACCGAACGTTTAATCCGTCAGGAATGTACACAGATGAAGATGGAAACACTCGTTTTTATGATAATGAAGTAGATAATTACGCACAAGATCATTATCAAGTTCTTTGGAACCAGCGTTACGATAACAATTGGAGTAGTAACGTTGCATTAAATTATACCTACGGAAGAGGTTATTTCGAACAATATAAAGAAGACGAGGATTTTGATACCTACACATTTGACCCTATTGAAATAGGAGGCGATACTATTAACACTACCGATTTAATACGTCGCCGTTGGTTAGATAATGATTTCTACGCCGTAAATGCCAATGTAAACTACAAAGATGATGCGCTTAATATTTCCGCAGGAGCATTTTTTAGCACTTACAAAGGGGATCATTATGGTGAAGTAATTTGGGCACGCTATGCAAGTGATTCTGAAATACGAGATCGATATTATTTTAGCGATGCTACAAAAAACGAATTTACAACCTTTGCAAAAGCTACCTATCGATTTAATAATCAATGGCAGGTGTTTGGAGATTTACAAGGACGGTTTTTAAGTTATGAAACTGGAGGAATTACATCAGATGTTGTGCCAATTGATGTAGATGAAACGTATAGCTTTTTTAACCCCAAAGCGGGTGTTTCATTTCAATTGAACGATGCCAATCAGTTTTATGCTTCCTACGGAAGAGCACATCGCGAACCTACCCGAAATGATTTTGAAGAAGATATTACCACACCAGAAAAATTAGACGATTTTGAATTAGGGTGGCGTTTTGCTTCAGAAAAAGTTCAAGTAAATACCAATTTGTTTTATATGGATTACAAAGATCAGTTGGTGCTTTCTGGCGAGTTGAATGATGTAGGCGCACCGCTTCGAACTACCAGTGGTGAAAGTTATCGTTTAGGGCTAGAAGTGGATGCCACTATTGCTATTACAGAAAAAATAAGCATTCGTCCTAATGTAGCGCTAAGCTCTAATAAGAATGTAGATTTTGTAACCTCTCAAGATGGCGAATTAGTGAATCTTGGAAATACAAATATCTCCTTTTCACCAGAAATTGTAGCTGGAAATATGCTAGAGTACCGTCCAGTAAAAAATGTACAACTAGCTTTATTGTCTAAGTTCGTGGGCGAACAGTTTATGGGAAATATTGACAGTGAGGTTTCAAAACTGGATAGTTTCTTTATAAATAACTTCAATATTGCGTATCGTTGGGACAATGTGCCTTTTGTAAATGAAATTCTGTTCACGGGATTAGTGAACAACATTTTTAATGTAGAATATGTTTCCAACGGATACTTTTTCACGTTTGATGGTGTAAACGACCAAGGAGATGTTACCACATTTGAAGGTGCAGGATATTACCCACAAGCTAAGACTAATTTCTTAGTAGGGGCTACGGTTAAGTTTTAA
- a CDS encoding Rieske (2Fe-2S) protein, with translation MKKIVFLLSLSMLFACKNDDDNLDDNPFLTSPLVNLNLNLNLPEYNSLNFPSNSLVVTRQGIRGVVIYNVDNTTYHAFELSDPNHVPTDCSLMEVDGIEATCPCDDDNKYNIVTGQNITDPSRYPMQRYRAVRSGNTIRITN, from the coding sequence ATGAAAAAAATTGTTTTCCTCTTATCACTTAGTATGCTATTTGCCTGCAAAAATGATGATGATAATTTAGACGATAATCCTTTTTTAACGTCCCCTTTGGTAAATTTAAACCTAAATTTAAATCTGCCAGAGTATAATTCCCTTAACTTCCCAAGTAATTCATTAGTCGTTACTCGACAAGGCATTCGAGGCGTTGTTATTTATAATGTGGACAACACAACGTATCACGCTTTTGAATTAAGCGACCCTAATCACGTACCTACAGATTGTTCTCTTATGGAGGTTGATGGTATTGAAGCTACTTGTCCTTGCGATGATGATAATAAATACAATATTGTAACTGGCCAAAACATAACCGACCCAAGCCGTTACCCTATGCAACGCTATCGTGCTGTACGTTCAGGCAATACTATTCGTATTACAAACTAA
- the greA gene encoding transcription elongation factor GreA, which produces MSKVSYYTAEGLKKLRDELNQLKDVERPKASQAIAEARDKGDLSENAEYDAAKEAQGMLEMRISKLEEVVANARVINESQLDTSKVLIHSNVKIKNQSTGAEMQYKLVAQSEADLKSGKISVDSPIGKGLLGKEVGDTAEISVPNGTMKFEILEITRG; this is translated from the coding sequence ATGAGTAAAGTATCTTATTATACTGCAGAAGGACTAAAAAAATTGAGGGACGAGCTTAATCAATTAAAGGATGTGGAGCGCCCAAAAGCTTCTCAAGCTATTGCCGAGGCAAGAGACAAAGGGGATTTAAGTGAAAATGCCGAGTATGATGCTGCCAAAGAAGCGCAAGGAATGCTTGAGATGCGTATTTCAAAATTAGAAGAAGTTGTTGCAAATGCTAGAGTTATTAATGAGTCACAATTGGATACATCAAAAGTATTGATACATTCCAATGTGAAAATTAAAAATCAATCTACCGGAGCAGAAATGCAATATAAACTGGTGGCACAGAGCGAAGCAGATTTAAAAAGCGGAAAAATTTCCGTAGATTCACCTATTGGAAAAGGACTTTTAGGAAAAGAAGTAGGTGACACAGCCGAAATAAGTGTTCCTAATGGAACTATGAAATTTGAAATTCTTGAGATAACAAGGGGATAA
- a CDS encoding HIT family protein, which produces MATLFTKIIKGEIPSHKVAEDDSFIAFLDVNPNAKGHTLCVPKEEVDKIFEMGEHKYLGLMQFSRRVARAIEKTVPCKRVGMAAVGLEVPHVHVHLIPLNGMSDMDFSKKVDMSQDELSQLAAAIHKNLD; this is translated from the coding sequence ATGGCAACACTATTCACAAAAATAATAAAGGGTGAAATACCAAGCCACAAAGTGGCCGAAGACGATAGTTTTATCGCTTTTCTTGATGTGAACCCTAATGCAAAAGGACATACTCTATGTGTTCCAAAGGAAGAGGTGGATAAAATTTTTGAAATGGGCGAGCATAAATACTTGGGATTAATGCAGTTTTCTAGGCGCGTGGCTAGGGCGATCGAAAAAACAGTCCCTTGTAAACGAGTGGGAATGGCTGCTGTGGGTCTTGAAGTGCCACACGTGCACGTACATTTAATTCCACTTAATGGAATGAGTGATATGGACTTTTCTAAAAAAGTTGACATGTCGCAAGATGAACTTTCTCAACTTGCTGCCGCTATCCACAAAAACTTGGATTAA
- a CDS encoding sensor histidine kinase, whose product MFNKTAFTRWFFIAASIIIIGLILWNTFVFFNQLKDDERNKMKVWAAAQEELQKLNPAEDAMSETASVVIQSNNTTPMILYSPEADSYNERNIPEKQFNTPEKRQKLIAQFSSEYKPIKVYYKDELLQVIYYGNSSLINKLKYYPAMLIVIILLIFLAIYLFYQTSKSAEQNKLWAGMAKETAHQIGTPLSSLVGWTEILKEENVNQEYIVEIEKDVDRLQTITERFSKIGSVPKLEEADLAVETQAAFDYLKRRSSKLIDFQLNIPKEPIPVLLNHQLFGWTIENLVKNGIDAMKGKGTITISIEKNTKKVYLRISDTGKGISKRKYKTVFLPGYTTKKRGWGLGLSLVKRIIETYHNGKIHVLNSAPGKGTTMEIVLRLQN is encoded by the coding sequence ATGTTTAACAAAACAGCTTTTACACGATGGTTTTTCATCGCTGCCTCCATTATAATCATTGGTCTTATTTTATGGAACACATTTGTGTTTTTTAATCAATTAAAAGATGACGAGCGCAATAAAATGAAGGTTTGGGCAGCGGCTCAAGAGGAACTTCAAAAACTGAATCCTGCAGAAGATGCCATGAGCGAAACAGCTTCGGTAGTAATACAGAGTAACAATACTACTCCAATGATTCTTTACAGTCCCGAAGCAGATAGTTACAACGAACGTAATATTCCTGAAAAACAATTTAACACACCTGAAAAAAGACAAAAGCTCATTGCGCAGTTTTCTTCAGAATATAAACCCATTAAGGTTTATTATAAAGATGAATTGTTACAGGTTATTTACTACGGAAATTCATCCTTAATCAATAAACTAAAATATTATCCAGCGATGTTAATCGTGATCATACTGCTCATATTTTTGGCTATTTACCTGTTTTACCAAACATCTAAATCTGCCGAACAAAACAAACTCTGGGCCGGTATGGCTAAGGAAACTGCACACCAAATAGGAACCCCGCTATCTTCGTTAGTTGGTTGGACCGAAATTTTAAAAGAGGAAAATGTAAATCAGGAATACATTGTTGAAATTGAAAAGGATGTAGACCGATTGCAAACCATTACCGAACGGTTTTCAAAAATTGGCTCAGTGCCAAAATTGGAAGAAGCAGATTTAGCTGTTGAAACACAAGCTGCTTTTGATTATTTAAAAAGGAGAAGTTCAAAATTAATTGATTTCCAGTTAAATATTCCAAAAGAGCCTATTCCAGTTTTACTGAATCATCAACTTTTTGGATGGACTATAGAAAACTTAGTGAAAAATGGCATCGATGCTATGAAAGGAAAAGGAACCATTACTATTTCCATAGAAAAGAACACCAAAAAAGTATACTTGCGCATAAGCGATACGGGAAAAGGCATTTCAAAAAGAAAATATAAAACAGTATTCCTGCCCGGTTATACCACCAAAAAAAGAGGCTGGGGACTTGGGCTTTCGTTGGTAAAACGCATTATTGAAACATACCATAACGGAAAAATACACGTTTTAAACAGTGCACCCGGTAAAGGAACCACAATGGAAATAGTATTACGCTTACAAAATTAA
- a CDS encoding flavin reductase family protein, translated as MISIDPQEITTKKLHGYLVGAVAPRPICFASTVDADGHVNLSPFSFFNVFGANPPTMIFSPARRVRGNTTKHTLENVLETKEVVINIVNHAMVQQMSLSSTEYDKGVNEFVKAGFTEVTSDVVKPPRVAESPVQFECKVKEVIETGKEGGAGNLVICEVVKVHVDESILDDKGSIDPDKLDAVARMGGNWYTRAKTGMFEVPKPLRTLGMGVDALPEPIRTSDILTGNDLGMLGNVENLPTQQQIQTYIEDASETEQYLIASGTEEEIHTRAQELLCDGKVAEAWNLLLARSNSEKPNK; from the coding sequence ATGATTAGTATTGACCCACAAGAAATTACCACAAAAAAACTGCACGGCTACTTAGTAGGCGCCGTAGCACCACGTCCCATCTGTTTTGCTAGTACGGTAGATGCAGACGGACATGTAAACTTATCCCCCTTTAGTTTTTTTAATGTATTTGGTGCTAACCCACCTACGATGATTTTTTCACCGGCTCGTCGGGTTCGTGGCAATACCACCAAGCACACTTTGGAAAACGTCTTGGAAACCAAAGAAGTGGTTATCAACATTGTAAACCACGCTATGGTACAACAAATGAGTTTGTCTTCTACGGAATACGATAAAGGCGTAAACGAGTTTGTAAAAGCGGGCTTTACCGAAGTTACTTCCGATGTTGTAAAACCACCTAGGGTTGCCGAATCGCCTGTTCAGTTTGAATGTAAGGTGAAAGAAGTTATCGAGACCGGAAAAGAGGGCGGTGCCGGTAATTTGGTAATTTGCGAAGTAGTAAAAGTACATGTAGATGAAAGTATTTTAGATGATAAAGGGAGTATTGATCCAGACAAATTAGACGCCGTAGCACGTATGGGTGGCAATTGGTACACGCGAGCAAAAACTGGTATGTTCGAAGTGCCAAAACCGCTAAGAACTTTAGGTATGGGCGTTGATGCCTTGCCAGAGCCAATTAGAACAAGTGATATCCTTACTGGAAATGACTTAGGAATGCTGGGCAATGTGGAAAACTTACCAACGCAACAGCAAATTCAAACATATATTGAAGATGCTTCGGAAACAGAGCAATACTTAATTGCATCCGGTACGGAGGAAGAAATTCATACTAGAGCACAAGAGTTGCTTTGCGATGGTAAAGTAGCAGAAGCATGGAATTTATTGTTGGCACGTTCTAATTCAGAAAAACCCAATAAATAA
- a CDS encoding DUF3127 domain-containing protein, producing MEVQGKIKMIDDTKTYGSNGFRKREMVVTTEEQYPQHILIEFIQDKTDLLDKYNVGQNVKVSINLRGREWTNPQGETKYFNSLNGWRIENVDQSVSQNMPPMPPEDAFEPANDLNEEDHDDLPF from the coding sequence ATGGAAGTACAAGGAAAAATAAAGATGATCGATGACACGAAAACCTACGGAAGTAATGGTTTTAGAAAACGTGAGATGGTAGTAACCACAGAAGAGCAGTACCCACAACACATTTTAATAGAGTTTATACAAGATAAAACCGATTTGCTAGACAAGTATAACGTTGGGCAAAACGTAAAAGTGAGTATTAACCTTCGTGGTCGCGAATGGACAAACCCACAAGGGGAAACAAAATATTTCAACTCCTTAAATGGATGGCGTATTGAAAATGTAGATCAGTCGGTGTCGCAAAATATGCCACCAATGCCGCCTGAAGATGCTTTTGAGCCAGCAAACGATTTAAACGAAGAAGATCACGACGATTTACCGTTTTAA
- the aat gene encoding leucyl/phenylalanyl-tRNA--protein transferase, translated as MHFLTETLWFPPVTDASEDGLLAVGGDLSSERLLLAYQSGIFPWYSEGQPILWWSPDPRMVLFPKNLKVSKSFRKTINSEKFTVTFNQNFMDVIENCASIRREGQDGTWITSEMEKAYINLHEKGHAVSVEVWQESELVGGLYGIDLPELRVFCGESMFTKVSDASKVGFYHLIEFLKGKNYKIIDCQVYTEHLERLGAEEISRKEFLQHLNF; from the coding sequence ATGCATTTTTTAACCGAAACATTATGGTTTCCACCCGTTACCGATGCTTCAGAAGACGGATTATTAGCCGTTGGTGGCGATTTGTCTTCAGAACGATTGTTGTTAGCGTATCAATCGGGAATTTTCCCTTGGTATTCAGAAGGACAACCAATATTGTGGTGGAGCCCAGATCCACGAATGGTTTTATTTCCGAAGAACTTAAAAGTGTCTAAAAGCTTCCGGAAAACAATTAATTCTGAAAAATTCACGGTTACATTCAATCAAAATTTTATGGATGTAATTGAAAACTGCGCTTCCATACGAAGAGAAGGGCAAGATGGAACTTGGATTACTTCAGAAATGGAAAAAGCATATATCAATTTACATGAAAAAGGTCATGCCGTTTCGGTAGAAGTGTGGCAAGAGAGTGAATTAGTAGGAGGATTATACGGTATCGATTTACCAGAACTGCGGGTGTTTTGTGGTGAAAGTATGTTTACGAAAGTAAGCGATGCTTCAAAAGTGGGGTTTTATCATTTGATAGAATTTCTGAAAGGAAAAAATTATAAAATAATCGATTGTCAAGTTTATACAGAACATTTAGAGCGCTTAGGGGCTGAAGAAATTTCTAGAAAAGAGTTTTTGCAACACCTTAATTTTTAA